Genomic segment of Drosophila ananassae strain 14024-0371.13 chromosome 2L, ASM1763931v2, whole genome shotgun sequence:
AGGATGAGGAGAAGGCGCCCCAACCAGAGCCGGAGGAAAATCTGGACGAAAGCAGTTTTTTGGCACCCGTTCGAGATCAGCGAGCCTCGGAGCAGCTAAAGGTCGACATAATGCGAAGTTGCATGGTGGCTAAGCAGGGGGAATTGCATGATGTCTCTAAGATAACCCAGAATCTGAGTAGCATGTCGCCCGGCCAACTGAAACTATCTCCCGATTCCTTCAGTCAGGTGGATTACGCACAAAAAAAGAAGTCTTCGGCTGCGCCAGTCCCCGTTGATCTGCAATCTTTAAAATCTATTTTTGCGTGGAACCTTCCGCCTTCGATTTCGGCTGTGTACAAGCGGAAAGGCGTAGTCCAGATGTTCGACTGGCAAGTGGAGTGCCTGAGCAAGAGGAGCGTGCTGTTCGATCATTGCAACCTGGTCTACTCCGCACCCACGTCCGCGGGAAAGACACTGGTCAGTGAGATTCTACTCATAAAAACTGTCTTGGAGCGCCGCAAGAAGGTTCTTCTCATTCTGCCGTTTATCTCGGTGGTGCGGGAGAAGATGTTCTACTTGCAGGACCTCCTAGTTCCAGCTGGCTACAGGGTAGAAGGGTTCTTTGGTGGCTACAACCCACCTGGTGGCTTCGAAAATATTGATGTCGCCATCTGTACAATTGAGAAAGCGAACTCCATTGTAAATAAACTCCTCGAGCAGGATAAACTCGACTCAATTGGCACTGTGGTTGTGGATGAGGTGCATCTAATCTCGGATAAGGGACGTGGCTACATCCTCGAGCTTTTGCTGGCCAAGATCTTGTATATGTCGCGTCGCAAGTCCCTCCAAATCCAGGTGATTACTATGTCGGCCACCCTGGCGAATGTGCAGCTACTTCAGCGCTGGTTGGATGCCGAGCTTTACATCACCGACTACCGTCCAGTTGCCTTAAAAGAGATGATCAAGGTGGGCACAAAAGTTTTCGACAACCAACTACAGTATGTCCGCGACGTTTCCCAGCAGTCGGAGCTACAACAGGCATTGGGCAACGACTCCGATCATGTGGCTCAGCTATGCATAGAAACATTGCTAGAAGGCTGCTCTGTAATTGTATTTTGTCCTTCCAAGGATTGGTGCGAGAACCTGGCCGTCCAACTAGCCACAGCCATGCATGCCCTGATCAAATCTGGCTCGGATCTGGGCCGTCGTCTGCGGTCTAACCTTAGCCCAGAGGCCCTCGAAAATGTAAAGCAGCAACTAAGAGATATTCCCACAGGTTCGTTGCTCCTATTTAAGCTTCCTCTGTGTAACCTTTTCACTTCTTAGGCCTCGATGCCGTCATGTCCAAGGCTGTAACTTGTGCCTGTGCATTCCACCATGCTGGCCTCACCACCGAGGAGCGTGACATCGTGGAGACCGCCTTTAAAAGTGGGGCTCTGAAGGTTCTGGTGGCCACGAGCACTTTGAGCTCCGGGGTAAACTTGCCCGCTCGAAGAGTGCTAATACGGTCGCCGTTGTTTGGGGGGAAACAAATGAGTTCACTTACCTATCGCCAGATGATTGGTCGAGCTGGGCGTACAGGCAAGGACACCCTGGGCGAGTCCATACTCATTTGTACCGAAAGCAATGCGCGAATAGGACGTGAACTTGTTACTGCGCAGCTGCAACCCATCTCATCCTGCTTGGAAATGGACGGAAGTGtgagtatatttttttaaaccttGCTTTAAAAAGTTATCCTTTGTTAACTGCTATTAACAGACGCATCTCAAACGAGCCCTACTAGAGGTTATTTCATCTGGAGTGGCCACCACCAGACAGGACATCGACCGATTTGTCAATTGCACTCTATTAAGTGCTCAAAAAGCCATGAAAAACGACGAAAATCCAGTAGCAGATGAGGAGTCGGACTCCAACTACATTAACGATGCCCTGGATTTCCTCATTGAGTACGAGTTCATCCGTTTGCAGACAGACGAGGAGACTGAGACTTCTGCATATGTGGCCACACGGTTGGGAGCGGCCTGTTTAGCTTCTTCCATGCCACCGACCGATGGCCTTCTTCTCTTTGCCGAGCTACAGAAGTCTCGACGCTGTTTCGTTTTAGAATCAGAGCTGCATGCTGTCTATTTGGTCACTCCATACACCGTGTGCTACCAGCTCCAGGATCTCGATTGGCTAATATACCTGGACATGTGGGAGAAGCTGAACCCGGCCATGAAGAAAGTGGGTGAGCTGGTAGGCGTAAAAGAATCATTTCTGGTTAAGGCGATGCGAGGCCAAACCAATCTGGACTACAAACAAATGCAGGTGCACAAGCGGTGGGTGTAATACTATATTCTTATTATAATAAACACACACTTATATTCTTCTATTTCCTAGCTTCTATACCGCCCTGGCCCTGCAGGAGCTAGTTAACGAAACTCCTATCAATGTtgtggttcacaagttcaagTGCCATCGCGGGATGCTCCAGACTCTCCAACAAATGGCTTCCACATTTGCTGGAATTGTAACTGCGTTCTGTACGTCACTCCAGTGGTCCACGCTTGCCTTGATTGTGTCCGAGTTTAGGGATCGACTGTACTTCGGCATCCACAGCGACTTGATCGATTTGATGCGACTGCccgatttgacccaaaaacgTGCCCGAGCTCTCTTCGATGCCGGCTTTAAAAACTTGGTGCAGTTGGCTGGCGCAGATGTACTAGCGCTGGAGAAAGTGCTCTTCAACTCATTGAGTTTCGACTCCGCCAAGCAGCACGACCACGAGAATGCAGAGGAGGCGGCCAAGCGCAATATGGTGAGGAATTTCTTCATCACTGGCAAAGCGGGAATGACAGTCGCCGAAGCTGCCAAGTTGCTCATTAGTGAAGCCCGCCAATTTGTGCAGTATGAGTTTGGAGCTGGGAGCATTAAGTGGACGCAGGAACAACCAGGTGAAACAGAACAAAAGTTAGAGGATGGTGCCACGGAGGCTAACATGAAGGTGCCCTTAAATGATAGTACTACTAAGCGCAGGAAATCAAAGAAAAACTTGAAACTTATTGAAGAGAATGAAAATCGTTCTCAGCAGCAGGCGCCACTAAAAAGAATGGTCAGTGAAGAACAAAGCATTGCTCTTATTTTATCTCCGCCTAAACAACCAAAAGTAGCTTCTGCCAATGAACCCATCCTACAACCAGGAATGATCGATACTAACTCGCAGATCGCTAGTCTGGGACAAACATGGAACCAGCCTTCGACAAGTACTGTTCCTGTCCAACAGACAAGGAGTGGCTCAACTGAAAAagtacaaatattaaattgtcTTGAAATCGCACCGAACGGTGCTGTTACCGAACGAGTATTTCAGAATCTACCACAACATATTCTTACTGGGAAGCCATCTCCATTAAAACAAACCCAGTCGATGGCATCTAAGAGAGAGTCTAAGCAGAAGACACCAAAGAAACCAGAAGTTAACAAAACTGGTACATCGTCCAATGGGTTAGTTCCGGAGAATCCGATTTTAAATCCACAAGAGCTTTTGAAAAAGGAAGTTGAAGAACGCAAAAGAATTGCCCAGATGAAGATGAATCAGAAACTGGAACAAATGCAAAATCAGCGGCAAACCCCTGTCGGTAGTACAATGACTGTAATGGACGCCTATCCGAAGAAGGGATTAGTTGAACCAACCTCCCTGATGCCTCTGCAAACCGACGCCCACGACAATCGTAAGTCCCCTTCTTCGAGTGACATTTCGGTAAGTGTAGGGTCTTCTTCTGAAGCCTCGAATACTACGAGTCGCACCTCTTCGAGAAAAGGTTCTGCGATTGAAGAGGATCTCTTTCTAAGCGATGACTCTTTTATGATGAGCTCTGGAGTAACCGCAGCCCTAACGGCGGTAGAAAGGAAGACTCCATTAGAGGTGCTGCCGGAGACAGACGAGATTCCCAGCTCCCAGCCTAAGGAACCAGAAACTGTTGCTCCATTGACTCCCCACGCTTCGCGACTCATTAGATCCCATATACTACGAACACAGCGCCTTCAGTCAAGTCCCAGATCAATAACATCCCATTCATCGACAAGTTCCTCGAGTGCACAAGGAACGGAAGGCACAGATACATCTGATGCATCTTCGGCAGTGGAATGCTCAGACTTCACTCTGGAAAATTCTCTGTTCAAGCATCCCCTCGAGTTGAATGCGTCGTATGTTCTGTCCTGCCCCACGGATGTTAACAATGCCTCaagtttaacaaaaatatctaTAACGGACGTATGTGAAAGTAATCACTTGTTCGAAATAGCAACCAAGAAACTTTCGGAGGCGACTACTTGTGGACTGAGCGTGGGATTGAAGTCTCATGCTGGAAATTCAAAGCCACTGATCGGTGCTAACTTGCTTATAAACCAAATGGGGGAATTGGAACAGGGGGAAGCGACTAACTCCCAAATCCTGTTCCAAGTAGACGACAGCACGTATATTGACTGCTTATCCTTTTGCGTGGATAGCCATTATGTAGTCCATTTCAAAATGCAAGAAGAGAAGGGACGCGGAGTGTCCACAAGCTTGAAACTGCAGGAAATTAGCAAGATCTTTGCCCGTACAGATCTCACTTTGGTTATGCACAAGACCAAGGATCAGCTGAAGGTGATCCTCCAGGCTATTCCAGAATTAAAGACAATCGCTGTTAAGTTCGAGGATCCCAACGTGGCCAGCTGGCTGATGCAACCGGACAGAAACTGCAGTTTTCAAAATATGGTAATAATCATAAcattttctaaaatattttatttaaatgtggTCTTTTCAGTGCCAGCAATATGCTCCGGAGTGCTTGAATCTGCTCAATCTCTGTGGCAGCGGCCTAGGCTACACCAGCTACGGTCTCGATGCCTCGAGTGAAGTATCAGCCCAGGTCAGAGCTCAAGTAGAAGCATGTGTCTCAGTGCATATACTTAACGGCCAAATGAAGAGCCTAGAAGAGCATCAATTCATCAAAGTTTTCAGAGGTAGGACCGCCAAGTCTCTTCCATTTATTCTtgattataattaataatcttTCAGATAATGAAATGCCATTATGCCTGATTCTGGCCCAAATGGAAGTTATTGGATTTCCGGTTAAGGAGCATCGCCTCGGTAACCTGATTAGCCAAATAGCCGGCAGTATGAAAAAGCTGGAAGCTAAGATCTTCGAGCTGAACGGCTCTAGGTTCAACATCAACTCATCCCAGGCGGTGGCCAAGGTACTGGGCATCCATCGAAAGCCAACTGGACGCGTGAGCACATCACGTGAAGTCCTAGAAAGATTGGAAGCGCCTATAGCCAATCTGATATGCCAATACCGAAAGCTGAACGCGCTGTtggtcaaaaatgtgcaaccGCTGATGAAGTGCTGCCTTAATAACAGGATTCATGGTCACAGCATTACGAACACGGCAACGGGTCGCATTTCTATGGCCGAACCCAATCTACAAAACGTTGCCAAAAACTTTGTAGTGGATGTACAAGATCGAGGCGCCATTGTATCTTGCCGATCCGCATTCATGCCCATGGATTCTACGCGTTGCCTGTTGTCGGCGGACTTTTGTCAGCTGGAGATGCGAATTTTGGCGCATTTATCGCAGGACAAGGCACTTGTGGCGGCGATGAACTCCCCAAGGGATATCTTCACATCCATATCGGCGCACTGGCACCGGATGAACGAGTCCGAGGTGTCGGACCAATTACGAGagggaacaaaaaaaatctgcTATGGAATAATTTACGGTATGAGTATGCGCAAGTTAGCGGATGAACTGAATGTCACGGAGCAAGAGGCTGAAGTATTATCCGAGCAGTTCCACTCGAATTATCCGGGCATTAGGTCCTACACTAATAGACTGATAAAGTATGCCCGCCACAAGGGCTACGTGGAGACTATAACCGGACGACGTCGGTATCTAGAAAACATTCGCAGTGAGGACGCAGGAACAAGAAGTatgtgttttatattttccACAAACATATAATGACTGAACAGGGATTCTTTCTTTTTAGAAAAAGCCGAACGCCAGGCAGTTAACTCTACCATCCAGGGATCTGCCGCGGACATTGCCAAAGTGGCCATTATAAAGAGTGTAAAGTATATGCGTCGACATTGCCAGAAACTGTTCATTGACGAGAATTCGGTTAACTTGGTCCTCCACATCCACGACGAGTTGATGTTTGAAGTGCCCGCCgacaaagcaaaaaaaatagccAAGTTGCTGAAGGTGGTCATGGAGGCCAGCGCTCGATTGACGGTTCCACTCAAGGTGAAGCTGAAGATGGGAAGTTGTTGGGGAAATCTTGAAGAAATCAAGGTTTAATAAGTCTGACCATTTATCTAGTTTTTATAGGAGTGCTCCAGCAGGACTACCACTGTTTAAGATGTACCATTTTATTTAGTACACATTTATTCAGATTTTTCCTATTTAGTTCTACCTTgcaaaagaaaaaccaaagATTGGACACAGAGTTCGTGGCACAGGAGTTAAGATTTTGTTTAAATCATTGTTCAAATATACACGTAGTTCTCCAGACGTTTTATTTTATCGAACACTATCCAAAtggtttaaataatttttaaaagactgaaaattaaatattttgagaCTGCTTTTCCTCCCACTCAGTCCATGATCCCTTGTAAGCTTTAGCGCTGTGAATTAATAAAAGAATAGTGAATGGATTAAAGTTTAATGATTTTGTTTAAAACCTACTTTACGAAGCCCAAAGTACTAGCCAAGTTGGCTGCCCTTGCGGCGCGCCCTCCAGCCTTGCACGAGAAGATCAGGACAGCATCTATTGCGGGCTTGTCACGTCCGTAAGCCTTGGTGAATAAATCATCCGGCATATTCAAGGCCCTCTCCAAATCGGGTACTAAAAATACATAAGTCTATTAAGCAAAGAGTCTTTGGACCCATACAAATCCTCACATGGAATGTTAATGCTGGAGGGCAGGACACCCGTTTCCTTGAGCTCCGATGCATTGCGAACGTCCACAAGGTATTTTTCTGGATGGTTCGGAATGTCCTTAACTTCCTCGTAGGTGGCCATTATTGGGACTAtagtaaaattttattaaaagcaaacTGAAGGCGGTTAAGCTAGCTTATCTTGTCAAATGGCGATTAAGCTTTGGCGATACAACCTATTATCGATAGTTATACTATCGACCAACTTGGATTGGACTATCGGTATAATAATGGTGAATATAATATACCCTACAATCCAAATATATCcctttatttcttaaaaactttcatatttttaacattttaagCATTTTCCCACACCAAACTAAAGGACTATCCGTATGAAGTGGTAGAAACTTATATTTCTagcgaaaatttttaactattattaattaaaaaaacatagatttttcgaaatttaaaattttgacaCACCCACCTACTCAttgagaaacaaaaacaatatccaaaatTGTTCATTTTATTGGTTTTATACAATTATAAATCAGTTTCAATTTCacatttaataatattcaaGAATTCACTAAATTATTAAAAGATAGTCGAAGCACAGGCAATAGTtttcactaaaaaaaaatcaaatttcaaTTGCACGTTATTTGTCTCCAATCGGCAATTAGAGGAGCTCTACCAACAGTTAAATAGCTTTGCAAAATAAATACAGGAAATACAATATGCCTTCGCCCACATAGCACAGCATTAAACTTCAATCTTTCACATTAATATACTACTAGTGTGTATCAAAAGTGGTTCGGTTGAAAAATGATGACCTCACAGGCTGCACATCGACTTTAAACCTAAATATTGTATACAGTTTTTAACTTCATGCTTTTTCATTGGCATTGAACAATCAATTCACTTTCATTACACTCTTCTTAAGTCAACAACGACATTATTTTTGGGGGCCTAACACACACAATCCGCTTGTCTTAATCCACTAGGCTAACTCCTCCTCTGCATCCGGCACTCTTCGTTCTAGATTTACAATCaattatcaaaaaatatgCTACATTGTGTTGTAAATTCTACGAATTTATGATTGATTCTATATCTTAtggtgcgtgtgtgtgttttaaTACCCAGCTTAGCGCGTTCACAACGAGTATAGTACATATAAAAAGGCAGGCGGCCCGTTTTGTGTTAGAATTATAAAACAAATCGAACAGAGTGCATCCTAGGAGTTGGTCTCCATTAGATTTGTGTTTTCGTGTTGTGGGGGGTTATCAGTTAGTGTTATTTTGTAGGTCTTGGTGGGGGTGTATTTTGTGGTTGTGGTTGTGGCTGTGTGATCGAGcgaataatatatatatataacaggGAACTATTCGTAGCGTTTCGACGGTGGTACTAAGTGCTCTGGCAGCACAGTGGGCAGCTCGCAGCCCTCCAGCTTGACGTTGATTAAGTGCAAGGCCAGGGCGAATTCGTCAGAGTCCAGGAAACCATCACCATCGACGTCCGACAGTTTCCAGATCTTGCTGAGCACCGAGTTGGGCAGTTTCGATTTGATGAGCTCTTGTTTGGCAGCTGAAAGTGGTTTGTGCATTAGCGTTAGTCCACATTCATGGAAATTCTATTGATCTAAAATGACTTACTAGAACCGGAAATTTTGCCATCGACGGGACCCAGCCCGTTGAAGATTCCGTCCGTGCGAGGCTTGTCCTTGTTGCAGATCCAGTCGTGCTCACCGCAACCGGCATCGATTCCCTCGCCCTTCATGTAGCCGAATGGTGAGACATGGTCGTCAATGACTCCCTCGAAGGCACCACCTGAATGGGATAGAAGAAAAGTAAATAAGAGCTCTGCTTATTTTCGCCATAAATTTGCATTAATTAAGCATGTAATCTAAGTTGATCGGTGCGTCGCCGTGCACAAACATTCAATTTGAGGCAATTAAAACCTTCAGATCGTTTAGGTTCCAATTGAAGTCGTCGTCGCCGTCGCCGTTgccatcgtcgtcgtcgtagCCGCCGGTATCGTGACTAGTCCGGCTGACCGACTTAAGCACGTACTGTTTGGCCGGCTACTTTAACGGCCAGGGCAATTGTG
This window contains:
- the LOC6500654 gene encoding DNA polymerase theta; the protein is MDFSQSLNFGNSTLLQLEKGIQDAGKDNDLHANASSGKHVRDTTGNIEDNYSDFFKSDFSIVIQKSDDPFESQPHFNVSHIEAILGISHNECGKPLSPTTINSRLCSEDVFGDEDEEQAPQPEPEEHPTTINSHLCSEDVFGDEDEEKAPQPEPEENLDESSFLAPVRDQRASEQLKVDIMRSCMVAKQGELHDVSKITQNLSSMSPGQLKLSPDSFSQVDYAQKKKSSAAPVPVDLQSLKSIFAWNLPPSISAVYKRKGVVQMFDWQVECLSKRSVLFDHCNLVYSAPTSAGKTLVSEILLIKTVLERRKKVLLILPFISVVREKMFYLQDLLVPAGYRVEGFFGGYNPPGGFENIDVAICTIEKANSIVNKLLEQDKLDSIGTVVVDEVHLISDKGRGYILELLLAKILYMSRRKSLQIQVITMSATLANVQLLQRWLDAELYITDYRPVALKEMIKVGTKVFDNQLQYVRDVSQQSELQQALGNDSDHVAQLCIETLLEGCSVIVFCPSKDWCENLAVQLATAMHALIKSGSDLGRRLRSNLSPEALENVKQQLRDIPTGLDAVMSKAVTCACAFHHAGLTTEERDIVETAFKSGALKVLVATSTLSSGVNLPARRVLIRSPLFGGKQMSSLTYRQMIGRAGRTGKDTLGESILICTESNARIGRELVTAQLQPISSCLEMDGSTHLKRALLEVISSGVATTRQDIDRFVNCTLLSAQKAMKNDENPVADEESDSNYINDALDFLIEYEFIRLQTDEETETSAYVATRLGAACLASSMPPTDGLLLFAELQKSRRCFVLESELHAVYLVTPYTVCYQLQDLDWLIYLDMWEKLNPAMKKVGELVGVKESFLVKAMRGQTNLDYKQMQVHKRFYTALALQELVNETPINVVVHKFKCHRGMLQTLQQMASTFAGIVTAFCTSLQWSTLALIVSEFRDRLYFGIHSDLIDLMRLPDLTQKRARALFDAGFKNLVQLAGADVLALEKVLFNSLSFDSAKQHDHENAEEAAKRNMVRNFFITGKAGMTVAEAAKLLISEARQFVQYEFGAGSIKWTQEQPGETEQKLEDGATEANMKVPLNDSTTKRRKSKKNLKLIEENENRSQQQAPLKRMVSEEQSIALILSPPKQPKVASANEPILQPGMIDTNSQIASLGQTWNQPSTSTVPVQQTRSGSTEKVQILNCLEIAPNGAVTERVFQNLPQHILTGKPSPLKQTQSMASKRESKQKTPKKPEVNKTGTSSNGLVPENPILNPQELLKKEVEERKRIAQMKMNQKLEQMQNQRQTPVGSTMTVMDAYPKKGLVEPTSLMPLQTDAHDNRKSPSSSDISVSVGSSSEASNTTSRTSSRKGSAIEEDLFLSDDSFMMSSGVTAALTAVERKTPLEVLPETDEIPSSQPKEPETVAPLTPHASRLIRSHILRTQRLQSSPRSITSHSSTSSSSAQGTEGTDTSDASSAVECSDFTLENSLFKHPLELNASYVLSCPTDVNNASSLTKISITDVCESNHLFEIATKKLSEATTCGLSVGLKSHAGNSKPLIGANLLINQMGELEQGEATNSQILFQVDDSTYIDCLSFCVDSHYVVHFKMQEEKGRGVSTSLKLQEISKIFARTDLTLVMHKTKDQLKVILQAIPELKTIAVKFEDPNVASWLMQPDRNCSFQNMCQQYAPECLNLLNLCGSGLGYTSYGLDASSEVSAQVRAQVEACVSVHILNGQMKSLEEHQFIKVFRDNEMPLCLILAQMEVIGFPVKEHRLGNLISQIAGSMKKLEAKIFELNGSRFNINSSQAVAKVLGIHRKPTGRVSTSREVLERLEAPIANLICQYRKLNALLVKNVQPLMKCCLNNRIHGHSITNTATGRISMAEPNLQNVAKNFVVDVQDRGAIVSCRSAFMPMDSTRCLLSADFCQLEMRILAHLSQDKALVAAMNSPRDIFTSISAHWHRMNESEVSDQLREGTKKICYGIIYGMSMRKLADELNVTEQEAEVLSEQFHSNYPGIRSYTNRLIKYARHKGYVETITGRRRYLENIRSEDAGTRKKAERQAVNSTIQGSAADIAKVAIIKSVKYMRRHCQKLFIDENSVNLVLHIHDELMFEVPADKAKKIAKLLKVVMEASARLTVPLKVKLKMGSCWGNLEEIKV
- the LOC6499907 gene encoding rhodanese domain-containing protein CG4456, whose protein sequence is MATYEEVKDIPNHPEKYLVDVRNASELKETGVLPSSINIPLPDLERALNMPDDLFTKAYGRDKPAIDAVLIFSCKAGGRAARAANLASTLGFVNAKAYKGSWTEWEEKQSQNI